A stretch of the Mycobacterium sp. ITM-2016-00317 genome encodes the following:
- a CDS encoding enoyl-CoA hydratase/isomerase family protein → MNEPVELAGGVRVAVGTPCDDATFTLTEEPTDDRRAVTVESVPDALAALARRCDRWPQAAAVCDDVLRALDPAGPVFAGVITESLAYSTLQSGPEFGRWLAERGPAQVPVEPDPVVAHRDGGRLVIRFNRPRRHNAFSTDARAALLEALEVARLDPSVDEVALAGNGPSFCSGGDLAEFGTFTDPAAAHLARTRHSPALVLAEITARLGPACRAEIHGQVQGSGLEMAAFCGTVSCHPDAVLGLPELALGLIPGAGGTVSITRRIGRWRTAYLVLSGQSIDAGTALRWGLVDTVAGEPGP, encoded by the coding sequence GTGAACGAACCTGTGGAACTGGCAGGCGGCGTGCGCGTCGCCGTCGGAACTCCGTGCGACGACGCCACGTTCACGCTGACCGAGGAGCCCACCGACGACCGCCGCGCGGTCACCGTCGAGTCGGTGCCCGACGCGCTCGCCGCGCTGGCGCGGCGCTGCGACCGGTGGCCGCAGGCGGCCGCGGTCTGCGACGACGTGCTGCGCGCGCTGGACCCGGCCGGGCCGGTGTTCGCCGGGGTGATCACCGAGTCGCTGGCGTACTCGACCCTGCAGTCGGGTCCGGAGTTCGGCCGCTGGCTGGCCGAGCGCGGCCCGGCGCAGGTTCCGGTGGAGCCGGATCCCGTGGTGGCGCACCGCGACGGCGGCCGACTGGTCATCCGGTTCAACCGGCCGCGACGGCACAACGCGTTCTCCACCGACGCGCGGGCCGCCCTGCTGGAAGCGCTCGAGGTGGCCCGCCTGGATCCGTCGGTCGACGAGGTGGCGCTCGCCGGCAACGGCCCGTCGTTCTGCAGCGGCGGGGACCTCGCCGAGTTCGGCACGTTCACCGACCCCGCCGCCGCACACCTGGCCCGCACCCGGCACAGCCCGGCGCTGGTGCTCGCCGAGATCACCGCGCGACTGGGCCCGGCCTGCCGCGCCGAGATCCACGGCCAGGTGCAGGGCAGCGGCCTGGAGATGGCGGCGTTCTGCGGCACCGTGTCGTGTCACCCCGACGCGGTGCTCGGCCTGCCCGAACTGGCGTTGGGCCTGATCCCCGGCGCAGGCGGCACCGTCAGCATCACCCGCCGGATCGGGCGGTGGCGCACCGCGTATCTGGTGCTGTCCGGCCAGTCCATCGATGCCGGCACCGCGCTGCGGTGGGGGCTGGTCGACACCGTCGCAGGCGAGCCGGGCCCCTGA
- a CDS encoding amidohydrolase family protein, whose product MLIRRATLLDGTATDIRVGDRILEVADGLSARPGEPEYDAAGGTVLPGLHDHHIHLRAAAAALHSVRVGPDEVRGGAELAHVLACATAGPDGWIRAVGYHDAAAGPLDRHVLDELAPPVPVRVQHRSGVQWILNTAALQRIGRADHPDGRLPSADPAWAASLRSAPDLAGLSARLSALGVTGVTDATPDLEDPAELRRGMRQRVRWLAPGKRILHDDALDLDALGEWIADQHARDVPVAVHCVTAAQLVVALAALRSTGTHPRDRIEHAAVVPEASLADLAATGVTVVTQPNFVAERGEQYLADVDPAEHHELWRVASLSRAGVPVALSTDAPFGDLDPWAAMRAAVHRATPAGRVLGGREQVGATTALTMFLGEADRPAVPRRIEPGAQGDLCVLAAAPSALLAELDAGAVAATIIGGEMVYERR is encoded by the coding sequence ATGCTGATCCGCCGCGCCACCCTGCTCGACGGCACCGCGACCGACATCCGCGTCGGCGACCGCATCCTCGAGGTGGCCGACGGCCTGTCCGCGCGGCCCGGCGAACCCGAGTACGACGCGGCCGGCGGCACCGTGCTGCCCGGCCTGCACGACCACCACATCCACCTGCGGGCGGCTGCGGCCGCGCTGCACTCGGTGCGCGTCGGCCCCGACGAGGTGCGCGGCGGGGCCGAGCTCGCGCACGTCCTCGCATGCGCAACCGCAGGCCCCGACGGCTGGATCCGCGCCGTCGGCTACCACGACGCCGCCGCCGGGCCGCTGGACCGGCACGTGCTCGACGAACTCGCACCTCCGGTCCCGGTGCGGGTCCAGCACCGCAGTGGCGTGCAGTGGATTCTGAACACCGCTGCGCTGCAGCGCATCGGGCGTGCCGACCATCCCGACGGCCGACTGCCCAGCGCCGACCCCGCCTGGGCCGCGTCGCTGCGCAGCGCCCCCGACCTCGCCGGGCTGAGCGCGCGGCTGAGCGCGCTGGGGGTCACCGGGGTCACCGATGCCACACCGGATCTGGAGGATCCCGCGGAGTTGCGCCGCGGCATGCGGCAGCGGGTCCGGTGGCTGGCCCCGGGCAAGCGCATCCTGCACGACGACGCGCTGGACCTCGACGCGCTCGGCGAGTGGATCGCCGACCAGCACGCCCGCGACGTCCCGGTCGCGGTGCACTGTGTGACCGCAGCCCAGCTCGTGGTGGCGCTGGCGGCGTTGCGCAGCACCGGGACTCATCCGCGAGACCGCATCGAGCACGCCGCGGTGGTACCCGAGGCGAGCCTGGCCGACCTCGCGGCCACGGGGGTCACCGTGGTCACCCAGCCGAACTTCGTCGCCGAGCGCGGTGAGCAGTACCTGGCCGACGTCGACCCCGCCGAACATCACGAGCTGTGGCGGGTGGCCTCGCTGTCGCGTGCCGGGGTGCCGGTCGCGCTGTCCACCGACGCCCCGTTCGGCGACCTCGATCCGTGGGCGGCGATGCGCGCGGCCGTGCACCGCGCAACCCCCGCCGGCCGGGTGCTGGGTGGGCGCGAACAAGTCGGCGCGACAACTGCTTTGACGATGTTCCTGGGTGAGGCGGACCGGCCCGCGGTGCCCCGCCGGATCGAACCCGGGGCGCAGGGCGACCTGTGCGTGCTGGCCGCCGCGCCGAGCGCGCTGCTCGCCGAACTGGACGCCGGCGCGGTGGCCGCCACGATCATCGGCGGCGAGATGGTCTACGAACGCCGGTGA
- a CDS encoding CoA transferase, translating to MTSVRIPAAVLEQARSVARDVAGRAGIALDAGELLGGRAVLLGLQAADRISAGGATRLLDARDGWCALTLARSDDVAAVPALAQADTVGDDPWPVVARCVHELGVEGFAERARMLGLPVGVLGETPSAAAVHRRIGPAARAPAMSGLLVADLSAMWAGPLCGRLLGQAGATVVKVESATRPDGTRQGPQAFFDWVNTGKLSYRADFAQPGGLHRLLSAADVVIESSRPAALQRRGLGPQQVPGRPGRTWLRITGHGTEDGRADWVAFGDDAAVSGGLVSGTAEAPRFCGDAIADPLTGLHAALAVLQSQARGGGELVELSMSAVAANYAALPRGDEILCTATPPGASSGPAPGADNEVVDRLVGNRLATTC from the coding sequence ATGACGTCCGTGCGCATCCCCGCCGCGGTGCTCGAGCAGGCCCGCTCGGTCGCCCGCGACGTGGCCGGCCGCGCGGGTATCGCGCTCGACGCAGGCGAACTGCTCGGCGGCAGGGCCGTGCTGCTCGGACTTCAGGCCGCGGACCGGATCTCCGCCGGCGGCGCGACCCGGCTGCTGGACGCCCGCGACGGCTGGTGTGCGCTGACCCTGGCCCGCAGCGACGACGTCGCCGCGGTACCGGCGCTGGCCCAGGCCGACACCGTCGGCGACGACCCCTGGCCGGTCGTCGCCCGGTGCGTGCACGAACTCGGCGTGGAAGGCTTCGCCGAGCGGGCGCGGATGCTCGGCCTGCCGGTGGGCGTACTCGGCGAAACACCCTCTGCCGCAGCGGTTCACCGCAGGATCGGCCCGGCCGCCCGAGCGCCTGCGATGTCCGGTCTGCTGGTGGCCGACCTGTCCGCGATGTGGGCCGGCCCGCTCTGCGGCCGGCTGCTCGGGCAGGCGGGCGCCACCGTCGTGAAGGTGGAGAGCGCAACCCGGCCCGACGGGACGCGGCAGGGCCCGCAGGCCTTCTTCGACTGGGTGAACACCGGAAAGCTCTCCTACCGCGCCGATTTCGCGCAGCCCGGGGGTTTGCACCGGCTGCTGTCGGCGGCCGACGTGGTGATCGAATCCTCGCGGCCGGCGGCGCTTCAGCGCCGCGGGCTGGGTCCGCAGCAGGTACCGGGCCGCCCGGGCCGGACCTGGTTGCGCATCACCGGGCACGGCACCGAGGACGGCCGCGCCGACTGGGTTGCGTTCGGCGACGACGCGGCGGTGTCCGGCGGCCTGGTGAGCGGCACCGCGGAGGCGCCGCGGTTCTGCGGCGACGCGATCGCCGACCCGTTGACCGGCCTGCACGCGGCGCTGGCGGTCCTGCAGTCCCAGGCCCGCGGCGGCGGGGAACTGGTCGAGCTCTCGATGTCCGCGGTTGCCGCGAACTACGCCGCGCTGCCGCGTGGCGACGAAATACTCTGTACTGCAACCCCTCCCGGTGCATCGTCCGGTCCGGCACCCGGGGCCGACAACGAGGTCGTCGACCGACTGGTCGGCAACCGGTTGGCCACGACATGCTGA